A DNA window from Fuerstiella sp. contains the following coding sequences:
- a CDS encoding RidA family protein, with the protein MHKRRISFEDIYASGPHYSRGVRAGNTLYLSGCTANGSDAEQGTAMQQLRVVLDRITRMVIAEGGKATDIVKLTTFVSDFEDWFPFEGEQVEIFHEFFGDDYPVNTIVRAGFPVTSVHVEIDAVAEL; encoded by the coding sequence ATGCACAAGCGACGAATTTCATTCGAAGACATCTACGCATCAGGCCCACATTACAGCCGCGGTGTGCGGGCAGGCAACACACTGTACCTGTCCGGATGCACGGCAAACGGTTCGGATGCAGAGCAGGGCACTGCGATGCAGCAACTGCGCGTCGTACTCGATCGAATCACTCGAATGGTCATTGCCGAAGGTGGCAAGGCCACTGACATCGTCAAGTTGACCACATTCGTCTCTGATTTCGAAGATTGGTTTCCCTTCGAAGGGGAACAGGTTGAGATTTTTCATGAATTCTTCGGTGACGATTATCCCGTCAACACAATTGTGCGTGCCGGATTTCCGGTCACCAGCGTTCATGTAGAGATCGACGCAGTCGCCGAGTTGTGA
- a CDS encoding DUF5690 family protein, which produces MKVRRWLERANSFQFTCYTTLAAFCTYFCMYAFRKPFAAGEYADMTLWGMDYKIILVIAQVAGYTLSKFIGIRVIAEISGRGRLAMLVALIVAAEIALIGFGLVPWPYNFLFMFLNGLPLGMIWGLVFSFLEGRQTTEVLAAGLSASFIVSSGVVKAVGKHTMDVWDVPEFWMPATTGLLFFIPLLVCAKLLSLVPRPTQSDQLSRTVRVPMKRAHRRAVLHHMFWGISLLVLAHMTLTAARDYRDKFAVEILSSIGVGDATHLATSEIPVAIAVLVPLGAIMLIRSHRTSVIVLHGCLIFGFLLAGGSTLAFRCGILDGFVWYILVGTGLYLAYVPFHSILFERLVALMKRPANAGYLIYIADATGYLSSVVILLWKNFGAGVTPPLEFFVNTTYVIALIGSISVVASLVFFVFKRSDTLDEAELKY; this is translated from the coding sequence ATGAAGGTTCGGCGCTGGCTTGAGCGGGCAAACAGTTTCCAGTTCACCTGCTATACCACTCTGGCCGCCTTTTGCACCTATTTCTGTATGTACGCGTTTCGCAAGCCGTTTGCGGCGGGCGAATATGCGGACATGACGCTTTGGGGGATGGACTACAAGATCATCCTGGTGATTGCCCAGGTTGCCGGCTATACACTCTCCAAATTCATTGGGATTCGAGTCATTGCGGAAATCTCCGGGCGAGGCAGACTCGCCATGCTGGTTGCTCTCATTGTGGCGGCTGAGATTGCTTTGATTGGCTTTGGTCTGGTTCCCTGGCCATACAATTTTCTGTTCATGTTTCTCAACGGACTGCCCCTGGGAATGATCTGGGGACTCGTGTTCAGTTTTCTGGAGGGAAGGCAAACGACCGAAGTCCTGGCGGCTGGACTGAGTGCAAGCTTCATCGTCTCTTCGGGAGTCGTAAAAGCCGTCGGCAAACACACGATGGACGTCTGGGACGTACCGGAATTCTGGATGCCGGCCACAACCGGACTTCTGTTTTTCATTCCGTTACTGGTTTGCGCGAAATTACTTAGCCTGGTTCCTCGTCCCACACAGAGCGACCAGTTGAGCCGCACCGTTCGCGTACCGATGAAACGAGCTCATCGCCGCGCTGTCCTGCACCACATGTTCTGGGGAATTAGTCTGCTGGTGCTGGCTCACATGACATTAACGGCCGCGCGTGACTATCGAGACAAATTCGCGGTGGAGATTCTTAGCAGCATCGGCGTCGGAGACGCGACGCATCTGGCCACCTCTGAGATTCCTGTGGCAATCGCGGTCCTGGTTCCATTGGGAGCCATTATGTTAATCCGCAGTCACAGGACGTCGGTCATCGTCCTGCATGGGTGTCTGATCTTTGGTTTTCTGCTGGCGGGCGGGAGCACACTTGCCTTTCGCTGCGGAATACTGGACGGGTTTGTGTGGTACATCCTGGTGGGCACAGGTCTTTACCTGGCCTACGTACCGTTCCACAGCATTCTGTTCGAAAGACTCGTGGCACTGATGAAACGCCCCGCCAATGCTGGTTATCTGATCTACATTGCCGACGCGACGGGCTATCTTAGCAGTGTAGTAATCCTGTTGTGGAAAAATTTCGGTGCAGGCGTCACTCCTCCTCTTGAATTTTTCGTAAATACGACATACGTGATCGCGTTGATCGGCAGTATATCCGTAGTCGCTTCTTTAGTGTTTTTTGTATTCAAACGAAGTGACACCTTAGATGAAGCTGAATTGAAATACTGA
- a CDS encoding DUF1501 domain-containing protein has product MLTIPDAPARYCDGLNRRGFMRIGGLGLGGASLTDILRAEQHLGHSEPHKSVIMILLPGGPPHLDMFDMKPNAPTEIRGEFSPIATNVPGIQITELMPRTAAMMDKLVIVRSLHGGFNDHNLHINLTGWETHEQQGDSVMKPGFPSGGWPSMGAVMSRLYGPVQPGMPPFVSLAPPNAESTTRASLNQPGYLGIGHAGFEPNRKKRHDVVYKSNVPKSQVNSDQEQNAEISLRDMSLDRFNDRRALLRSFDRMRRDLDASGVMDGMDDINRQAFGILTSSQLGEALNFKLEPHQLRREYGISDSAVPAYGGPELLKQFLVARRLVQSGCRCVTLAFSRWPMDRGSRGGFNWDFHKDNFQGCREFMPMLDAGLSALIGDLENHDLLDNTSIVMWGEFGRTPRINTQAGRDHWPQASSVLLAGGGMKTGQTIGSTNRYGEEPEDRPVHYRDVFASLYRNIGINAAHTQLTDLSGRPHPLVDGRKPIHELYS; this is encoded by the coding sequence ATGTTGACTATTCCCGACGCACCTGCTCGATATTGCGACGGTCTGAACCGACGTGGTTTTATGCGCATCGGTGGATTGGGTCTGGGAGGGGCATCGCTCACTGACATTCTGCGCGCCGAACAGCATCTGGGGCATTCTGAGCCGCACAAGTCTGTCATCATGATTCTTTTGCCAGGTGGCCCGCCTCACCTGGACATGTTCGATATGAAGCCGAACGCACCGACCGAGATTCGCGGTGAGTTCTCACCCATTGCCACCAACGTTCCCGGTATTCAAATTACAGAGTTGATGCCGCGCACGGCCGCGATGATGGACAAGCTGGTGATTGTCCGGTCGCTGCATGGTGGATTTAATGACCACAACCTGCACATCAATCTGACCGGATGGGAAACACATGAACAGCAGGGAGATTCGGTGATGAAGCCGGGTTTCCCGTCTGGTGGATGGCCGTCGATGGGTGCTGTGATGTCTCGGTTGTACGGACCGGTTCAGCCAGGTATGCCGCCGTTCGTCAGTCTCGCACCGCCCAATGCAGAATCAACTACCCGTGCATCGCTGAACCAGCCGGGGTATCTGGGGATTGGCCACGCGGGTTTTGAACCCAATCGCAAGAAGCGTCATGACGTCGTCTACAAATCCAATGTTCCAAAATCACAGGTTAACAGTGATCAGGAACAAAATGCCGAGATCTCATTGCGGGACATGTCACTGGATCGTTTTAACGACCGTCGTGCGCTACTGCGGTCCTTCGACCGTATGAGACGAGATCTCGATGCATCGGGAGTGATGGATGGCATGGATGACATCAACCGACAGGCATTCGGTATTTTGACTTCCAGTCAGCTTGGTGAAGCACTTAATTTCAAGCTGGAGCCCCATCAACTGCGTCGCGAATATGGTATCAGTGACTCAGCAGTTCCCGCATATGGAGGCCCTGAATTGTTGAAGCAGTTTCTGGTTGCGCGGCGTCTGGTCCAGTCCGGTTGCCGCTGTGTCACTCTGGCATTTAGCCGATGGCCAATGGATCGAGGCAGTCGCGGAGGTTTTAACTGGGATTTTCACAAAGATAATTTCCAGGGATGTCGGGAATTTATGCCGATGCTGGATGCCGGTCTGTCGGCACTGATCGGCGATCTTGAGAATCACGATCTGCTGGACAACACGTCCATCGTGATGTGGGGTGAATTCGGACGCACCCCGCGGATCAACACTCAGGCAGGCCGCGACCACTGGCCTCAGGCCTCTTCAGTCCTGCTGGCAGGCGGAGGCATGAAAACCGGACAAACGATTGGTTCAACGAATCGTTACGGCGAAGAACCAGAAGATCGGCCGGTGCATTATCGGGATGTCTTTGCCTCACTCTATCGCAACATCGGCATCAACGCGGCACATACTCAACTGACCGACTTAAGCGGTCGCCCGCATCCCCTTGTCGATGGACGAAAGCCGATTCACGAACTGTATTCCTGA
- a CDS encoding MBL fold metallo-hydrolase, with the protein MKCGITIAQTMCCAVLLALYPIDAPLVHAQTTATVPSVDPHVPQGRPTPNVIVESLKRAQSHQGITAWWLGNSGFAVQMNENIVLTDPVIELARDSEPLLSEMGWRKQGPGEWLQPVWQCEQIVPLRFRLPMLAREVPKCDVVMVSHAHEDHGASKTLHVLGRQTTAHFCGPLDMKQKFLDVGIPEDRIHLGLPGHREKVAGLNIEWTYAVHGPPTYSCGFLIDQDHERVFYTGDQSTMDPHKDFPHIMDFRDIDLLIMPIPYLRGNKGPMLANSTDASFVLPSHFNTYDIPGEQPHTSWMGGNPEDWRQYMHHPDRLIRLLQGQALHIEEEQGSIITNPNPRQLREQAWPAYGKITIDGDLNDWQRARWTIKLRPRILTHWGTDTARCAVLWDEENLYIGFDVNDAEVRGTVKQRDGSTFSDDCVEVNIDPHGDRPERLEKNDYIYTLNVLNTMSDASGPGEDKTWNSEVRHAVVRRGSGYSAEMAIPWRDLGVEPRVGMRIPIDFIVGDRDLNREEGETDYYYDWAELRSPQTPVNWGEIELVGRAR; encoded by the coding sequence GTGAAGTGTGGAATTACCATTGCGCAAACGATGTGTTGTGCGGTTTTACTGGCATTGTATCCGATCGACGCACCCCTTGTTCACGCTCAGACAACAGCAACAGTACCATCGGTTGACCCGCATGTGCCACAGGGACGCCCGACACCGAACGTGATTGTCGAATCACTGAAGAGAGCTCAGTCCCATCAGGGGATCACTGCGTGGTGGCTGGGGAACTCCGGGTTTGCTGTGCAGATGAATGAAAACATTGTTCTGACCGATCCCGTAATTGAACTGGCCCGGGATTCAGAACCACTGCTGTCGGAGATGGGCTGGCGCAAGCAGGGCCCGGGAGAATGGCTGCAGCCGGTGTGGCAGTGCGAGCAGATCGTTCCACTTCGTTTTCGACTGCCGATGCTGGCCCGCGAAGTCCCGAAATGTGATGTGGTCATGGTCAGCCATGCGCATGAGGACCACGGCGCATCCAAGACGCTGCATGTACTGGGTCGGCAGACCACGGCTCACTTCTGCGGACCACTGGATATGAAACAAAAATTTCTGGACGTGGGCATCCCCGAGGACCGTATTCATTTAGGCCTGCCGGGACACAGGGAAAAGGTAGCCGGCCTGAATATCGAATGGACCTATGCCGTACACGGCCCTCCCACTTACTCATGCGGTTTCCTGATCGATCAGGACCATGAAAGAGTGTTCTATACGGGCGATCAGAGCACGATGGACCCGCACAAAGATTTTCCGCACATCATGGATTTCCGGGATATCGATCTGCTGATCATGCCCATTCCTTATTTGCGAGGGAACAAAGGTCCGATGCTGGCAAATTCGACCGATGCCTCATTCGTTCTGCCATCCCACTTCAACACCTACGATATCCCCGGCGAGCAGCCCCACACCAGCTGGATGGGAGGGAACCCGGAAGACTGGCGGCAGTACATGCATCATCCCGATCGGCTGATCCGCCTGCTGCAGGGCCAGGCCCTGCATATCGAAGAAGAACAGGGCAGTATTATCACCAACCCCAACCCCAGGCAGCTCCGCGAACAGGCGTGGCCGGCCTATGGAAAGATCACAATCGATGGTGATCTGAATGACTGGCAGCGGGCCCGCTGGACCATCAAACTGAGACCACGGATCCTCACACACTGGGGAACCGATACGGCCCGCTGTGCGGTGCTGTGGGACGAAGAAAATCTGTATATCGGTTTTGACGTCAACGACGCTGAAGTTCGCGGCACGGTTAAACAGCGAGACGGCTCGACCTTCAGTGACGACTGTGTCGAAGTAAATATCGATCCACACGGTGATCGGCCGGAAAGACTGGAAAAGAATGATTACATTTACACCCTCAATGTGCTCAACACGATGAGTGATGCCTCGGGTCCGGGAGAAGACAAGACCTGGAACAGTGAAGTCCGCCATGCGGTGGTGCGACGAGGTTCCGGTTACAGCGCCGAGATGGCAATTCCGTGGCGAGACCTAGGTGTGGAGCCGCGAGTAGGGATGAGAATTCCGATTGACTTCATTGTCGGCGATCGCGATCTGAATCGGGAAGAAGGTGAAACGGACTACTACTACGACTGGGCCGAACTGCGCAGCCCGCAGACACCTGTCAACTGGGGAGAAATCGAACTGGTCGGCCGAGCCCGGTGA
- a CDS encoding NYN domain-containing protein translates to MDKVAIFVDVQNVYYTVREIHGCHFNYRTFRDSVTAGREVVQAFAYAIDRGDAKQIRFQQVLKSMGFEVKLKPFIQRSDGSAKGDWDVGITLDMIELATEIDVAVLVSGDGDFDLVVRKLRDTHGVEVEVYGARELTANSLIQAASRFVPIEGPLLLRS, encoded by the coding sequence GTGGATAAAGTCGCGATCTTCGTAGACGTTCAGAACGTCTACTACACGGTCAGGGAGATTCACGGATGTCATTTCAACTACAGGACATTCCGGGATTCGGTTACGGCAGGAAGAGAAGTCGTTCAGGCATTCGCCTATGCTATCGATCGTGGGGACGCGAAACAGATCAGGTTTCAGCAGGTCCTCAAATCAATGGGCTTCGAAGTTAAGCTCAAGCCTTTTATCCAGCGAAGCGATGGCTCCGCAAAGGGTGACTGGGACGTCGGCATTACCCTCGACATGATCGAACTGGCCACTGAAATTGACGTAGCCGTGCTTGTATCCGGAGATGGAGACTTCGACCTCGTCGTCAGGAAACTCCGGGACACCCACGGCGTGGAAGTCGAGGTTTACGGGGCAAGGGAATTAACAGCGAATTCGCTGATTCAGGCCGCCAGCCGTTTCGTGCCGATCGAGGGTCCGCTTCTGCTGCGAAGTTAG
- a CDS encoding HD domain-containing protein — protein MTIHMLDQSLAHQMQDADADGKVDALFAYIEKNGGTNYDDQVTQLEHALQTAALAKSAGGTHAQVTSALLHDLGHLLVSEHNTENDFLEEDLEHEVVGAKYLEPFFPQEVTVPIGLHVPSKRYLCTVDVGYYDGLSASSKHSFEVQGGKMSDAERTEFEKTSHLEFAVQLRRWDDGGKVGGCEVPGLKAYRDDVLACLI, from the coding sequence ATGACGATCCACATGCTTGACCAGTCCCTGGCTCATCAGATGCAGGACGCCGATGCGGACGGCAAGGTAGACGCGCTGTTTGCTTACATAGAGAAAAACGGCGGAACGAACTATGACGATCAGGTCACCCAGCTGGAACATGCTTTGCAGACTGCAGCTCTGGCCAAGTCGGCCGGAGGTACACACGCCCAGGTGACCAGCGCCCTGCTGCATGATCTGGGCCACCTGTTGGTCAGCGAACACAATACGGAAAATGACTTCCTTGAGGAGGATCTTGAACACGAAGTGGTTGGGGCAAAATATCTTGAACCGTTCTTTCCGCAGGAGGTCACAGTTCCTATCGGCCTGCATGTGCCGTCGAAACGATACCTCTGCACCGTGGATGTCGGTTACTACGACGGCCTGTCTGCTTCTTCGAAGCATAGTTTTGAGGTCCAGGGCGGAAAAATGAGCGATGCCGAACGCACCGAATTTGAAAAGACTTCACACCTGGAGTTTGCTGTGCAGCTTCGTCGTTGGGATGACGGCGGCAAAGTCGGTGGATGTGAAGTGCCTGGTCTGAAAGCCTATCGGGACGACGTGCTGGCCTGCCTGATTTGA
- a CDS encoding aldehyde dehydrogenase family protein codes for MSVATESEVFAAPVIRQKGILIGDKWRPAVSGKTFQTINPATEEVICEVAEGDQADIDEAAQTARTAFESGPWSKMDARDRGQLLLKLADLMEENLEELAALETLDNGKPIGDARAADLPLAIDCLRYYAGWSDKIHGDTIPVRGDYLCYTRREPIGVCGQIIPWNFPILMVAWKWGPALATGNTIVMKPAEQTPLSCLRMGELALEAGFPPGVINIVPGYGPTAGAAIVKHPLIDKVAFTGSGETAQRIMADAATTLKRLTFELGGKSPNIVFADADLDAAITGAEFGLFFNQGQCCCAGSRLFVEDSVHEEFVERVVARANQRVLGNPFDSKTTQGPQVDKDQFDKIMGYIDSGSKDGATCATGGHRVGDRGYFIEPTVFTNVSDDMAIARDEIFGPVMSILKFSDMDEAISRANNTSYGLAAAVWTSDVQKAHKIARSVRAGTVWVNCYDVFDAAAPFGGFKMSGMGRELGEAGLANYTELKTVTVNLGG; via the coding sequence ATGTCAGTGGCCACAGAATCCGAAGTGTTTGCTGCGCCGGTCATTCGCCAGAAGGGTATTCTGATCGGTGACAAATGGCGTCCTGCTGTCAGCGGTAAAACGTTTCAAACAATCAATCCGGCTACGGAAGAAGTCATTTGTGAAGTAGCCGAAGGTGACCAGGCAGACATCGACGAAGCCGCTCAGACGGCGCGTACTGCATTTGAGTCCGGTCCATGGTCAAAAATGGACGCTAGAGACCGAGGTCAGCTGCTGTTGAAGCTGGCTGACCTGATGGAAGAAAATCTGGAAGAACTGGCGGCACTTGAGACACTGGACAACGGTAAACCAATCGGCGATGCAAGAGCAGCTGATCTGCCTCTGGCGATAGACTGTCTCCGCTACTATGCAGGCTGGTCCGACAAGATCCACGGTGACACGATTCCGGTTCGTGGTGACTACTTATGCTACACGCGTCGCGAACCCATTGGGGTTTGCGGTCAAATCATTCCATGGAACTTTCCGATTCTGATGGTCGCCTGGAAATGGGGCCCGGCTCTCGCCACCGGTAACACGATCGTAATGAAGCCTGCAGAACAGACACCACTGTCCTGTTTGCGGATGGGTGAACTGGCGTTGGAAGCGGGATTCCCGCCAGGTGTAATCAACATTGTTCCCGGATACGGACCGACCGCCGGCGCGGCGATTGTCAAACATCCCCTGATCGACAAGGTCGCGTTCACAGGATCCGGAGAAACGGCACAGCGGATTATGGCCGATGCCGCAACCACGCTGAAGCGGCTGACGTTCGAACTGGGCGGCAAGTCACCAAACATCGTTTTCGCCGATGCCGATCTGGACGCAGCGATCACCGGCGCCGAATTTGGATTATTTTTCAACCAGGGACAATGCTGTTGTGCGGGCAGTCGTCTGTTCGTTGAAGATAGTGTCCACGAAGAGTTTGTGGAACGTGTCGTGGCCCGAGCCAATCAGCGGGTGCTCGGTAATCCGTTCGACAGCAAAACGACACAGGGACCTCAGGTCGACAAAGACCAGTTCGACAAGATCATGGGCTACATTGACAGCGGTTCGAAAGATGGTGCTACGTGTGCCACCGGGGGACACCGAGTCGGTGACCGCGGATATTTCATTGAACCCACTGTTTTCACAAATGTTAGTGATGACATGGCCATCGCTCGCGACGAAATCTTTGGTCCGGTCATGAGCATTCTTAAATTCAGTGACATGGACGAAGCCATCAGCCGCGCCAACAACACGTCGTATGGACTGGCAGCGGCTGTGTGGACCAGCGACGTGCAGAAAGCTCATAAGATTGCCAGGAGTGTCCGCGCAGGCACAGTCTGGGTGAACTGTTACGACGTCTTCGACGCAGCAGCTCCTTTCGGTGGATTCAAGATGAGTGGCATGGGACGGGAACTTGGCGAAGCCGGACTGGCAAATTACACCGAATTGAAAACAGTCACAGTTAATCTCGGTGGATAG
- a CDS encoding phytanoyl-CoA dioxygenase family protein yields the protein MVESISETLQRRWIEDGYLKVDGFLSEREVAHARDWVEEISSWPVSDDKWMHHREQTSRGDIRLARTENFVPFHSGMKHLLTEGKLLAALGQLMGQPAVLYKEKINYKYPGGGGYAAHQDAPAYEFIKQHVTCLVTIDPMCEENGCLFFSPGRHQEGLIALDDRGCIHSETAESLEWVPVPTEPGDVLLFSSYAPHKSPPNATDEPRRAIYLTYNALAEGDFRQQYYEDKRKAFAMYKSSGSDKAQQISKIGHFQGRTVTQ from the coding sequence ATGGTTGAAAGCATCTCAGAGACATTGCAGCGGCGCTGGATTGAGGATGGATACCTCAAAGTGGATGGTTTCCTCAGTGAACGGGAAGTTGCCCATGCCCGTGACTGGGTTGAAGAAATCTCCTCATGGCCGGTCAGCGACGACAAATGGATGCACCATCGAGAGCAGACCAGCAGAGGCGATATTCGGTTAGCGCGCACGGAGAATTTCGTTCCCTTCCATTCAGGAATGAAGCATTTGCTCACAGAGGGAAAACTGTTGGCTGCACTCGGACAACTTATGGGACAGCCTGCCGTTCTGTACAAGGAAAAAATCAATTACAAGTACCCCGGTGGTGGTGGTTATGCGGCTCACCAGGATGCTCCGGCGTACGAATTCATTAAGCAGCACGTGACCTGCCTGGTGACAATCGATCCGATGTGCGAGGAGAATGGCTGCCTGTTCTTTTCTCCCGGTCGTCACCAGGAGGGGTTGATTGCACTGGACGACCGCGGGTGCATCCATTCTGAAACGGCGGAGAGTCTGGAATGGGTCCCCGTGCCAACGGAACCGGGTGACGTGCTGCTCTTCAGCTCGTATGCACCACATAAGAGTCCTCCGAATGCTACGGATGAACCACGACGAGCCATCTACCTGACCTACAACGCCTTAGCAGAAGGTGATTTTCGTCAGCAGTATTACGAAGACAAACGTAAGGCATTCGCTATGTATAAGTCGAGTGGTTCGGACAAAGCCCAGCAAATCAGCAAAATTGGACATTTTCAAGGCAGGACGGTGACCCAATGA